One window from the genome of Gimesia aquarii encodes:
- a CDS encoding PQQ-binding-like beta-propeller repeat protein: MRFLKYILLIMLYTASDCFAGDWPQILGSYRNGHIRGESLAKSWPEGGPITKWQRTVGSGFAGLAISQNVAILFHRIGDQETVEALEAQTGKVIWKHSIPVNYRGTFNPNDGPIAVPLIHNNRVYVYGISGKLQCLDFKTGKQIWMRDTHKDYQVGEGYFGVGSTPIIVENKLIVNVGGKRKNAGIVAFSLDKGITLWQTMQDDASYSSPVSAFLHGRYYAIFITRLHLVGVDPRNGNVLFQFPFGKRGPTVNGANPVVVGKYIFATASYGVGGLWVQTERDSASEVWRNGQIMSSQYTTPVEYGGTLIGIDGRQDIGSSRLLCFDPKSKKVLWSKDDFGYATLIEADDKLIIMKSDGTLVLAEASQEEYKELARAQVLNSTTRALPALSNGLLFVRSEKTLKCLQLKSDNPVPEKPDKATLK; this comes from the coding sequence ATGCGTTTTCTGAAATACATCTTGTTGATAATGCTCTATACGGCTTCTGACTGTTTTGCTGGCGACTGGCCTCAGATTCTTGGGTCCTATCGAAATGGTCATATTAGAGGAGAATCGCTTGCCAAGTCATGGCCCGAAGGGGGACCTATTACAAAGTGGCAGCGCACGGTCGGGAGTGGCTTTGCCGGGCTGGCGATTTCTCAGAATGTGGCTATTTTATTTCATAGAATTGGAGATCAGGAAACAGTCGAAGCGCTGGAAGCTCAAACAGGTAAAGTAATCTGGAAACATTCGATTCCCGTAAATTACCGGGGCACATTCAATCCCAATGATGGTCCCATTGCGGTACCCCTGATTCATAACAATCGTGTTTACGTTTATGGGATCAGTGGTAAGCTACAATGTCTCGATTTCAAGACCGGTAAACAGATCTGGATGCGTGATACGCACAAGGATTATCAGGTGGGCGAAGGTTACTTTGGTGTTGGCAGTACTCCCATCATTGTGGAAAACAAACTGATCGTCAATGTTGGGGGAAAACGTAAAAACGCAGGGATTGTTGCCTTTTCTCTGGATAAAGGGATCACGCTCTGGCAGACAATGCAGGATGACGCCAGTTACTCCTCTCCTGTTTCTGCATTCTTACATGGCCGTTATTATGCCATCTTTATCACCCGACTCCATTTAGTGGGCGTTGATCCTCGAAATGGAAACGTCTTGTTTCAGTTTCCTTTCGGGAAACGTGGTCCGACAGTGAATGGTGCGAATCCTGTCGTCGTCGGAAAGTATATATTCGCAACGGCCAGTTATGGCGTAGGAGGACTTTGGGTTCAGACTGAACGTGATAGTGCGAGTGAAGTCTGGCGGAATGGTCAAATCATGTCCAGCCAATATACGACGCCCGTTGAATACGGAGGAACATTAATTGGTATTGATGGGCGTCAGGATATTGGTTCGTCGAGGCTGCTCTGCTTTGATCCAAAATCCAAAAAAGTGCTCTGGTCAAAAGATGATTTTGGTTATGCCACTTTGATTGAAGCCGATGATAAATTGATTATTATGAAATCAGATGGGACATTAGTATTGGCCGAAGCGTCGCAGGAAGAATATAAAGAACTCGCTCGTGCTCAGGTTCTGAATTCAACTACACGGGCACTACCGGCTTTGTCTAACGGTCTCCTCTTTGTACGAAGTGAAAAAACTCTGAAATGTTTACAGTTAAAGTCGGATAATCCTGTTCCAGAAAAGCCTGATAAAGCCACTTTAAAGTAA
- the hemL gene encoding glutamate-1-semialdehyde 2,1-aminomutase: MSSSRRSHSEEQFQRALKVIPGGVNSPARAFGAVGGHPVIIDRGEGQYLYDIDGNRYIDYVGSWGPHILGHRHPQVVSRIEEALKKGTSFGAPTLLETELAELVAELVPCVEKVRMVNSGTEAAMSVLRLARGYTGRDKVIKFAGCYHGHVDSLLVQAGSGALTLGTPSSPGVPQGCTSDTLVLEYNDLDQLKETFAKMGEQIACLILEPVVGNMGVVLPEPGFLETIRALCTEHDTVFIMDEVMTGFRLSIGGAQERFGITPDICMLGKVIGGGMPVGAYGGKAEIMDTISPIGTVYQAGTLSGNPIAMASGIATLQCLKETNPYPQLEEKTQRLTQGLVSATSKAGLPHTLAECGSMYTLFFNPDKVTNYTISACNDTDRFARYFQGMLDRGIYLPCSQFEANFTSAALTDDDVDQTIQAAEEVLQEIA; this comes from the coding sequence ATGTCATCCAGCCGCCGTTCACATAGTGAAGAACAGTTTCAACGTGCCCTCAAAGTGATACCTGGAGGCGTCAATAGTCCTGCGCGGGCGTTTGGAGCAGTGGGAGGTCATCCGGTCATTATTGATCGGGGGGAAGGTCAGTATCTCTATGACATTGATGGCAATCGCTATATCGATTACGTCGGTTCCTGGGGGCCTCATATTCTCGGACATCGTCATCCGCAGGTTGTCTCCCGAATTGAAGAGGCACTTAAAAAGGGAACCAGTTTTGGTGCACCCACATTACTGGAAACGGAGCTGGCCGAACTCGTTGCTGAACTGGTACCTTGTGTTGAAAAGGTTCGTATGGTGAATTCCGGTACGGAAGCGGCTATGAGTGTCCTTCGATTGGCACGCGGATATACGGGGCGAGATAAAGTAATTAAGTTTGCGGGCTGTTATCATGGGCATGTTGACAGTTTACTCGTTCAAGCTGGTAGTGGGGCACTGACTTTAGGAACGCCTTCGAGTCCCGGTGTTCCTCAAGGTTGTACCTCTGACACATTAGTGCTTGAGTACAATGATCTTGATCAACTCAAAGAGACTTTTGCAAAAATGGGAGAGCAAATCGCCTGTCTGATTTTAGAGCCCGTTGTCGGTAATATGGGGGTCGTGCTGCCAGAACCTGGTTTTCTGGAAACCATCCGCGCGCTTTGTACAGAACATGACACAGTCTTTATCATGGATGAGGTTATGACCGGTTTCCGTCTTTCCATAGGAGGAGCGCAAGAGCGATTCGGCATCACACCTGATATTTGTATGTTGGGGAAAGTCATTGGTGGTGGAATGCCTGTGGGTGCTTATGGCGGTAAAGCAGAAATCATGGATACGATTTCTCCCATTGGAACGGTTTACCAGGCGGGAACACTTTCCGGGAACCCTATCGCAATGGCTTCGGGAATTGCGACCTTGCAATGCTTGAAAGAAACCAACCCCTATCCACAACTGGAAGAGAAAACACAACGTTTGACACAAGGACTTGTTTCTGCAACCAGTAAAGCGGGTTTGCCCCATACATTGGCAGAATGCGGTTCCATGTACACGCTCTTTTTCAATCCAGACAAAGTCACCAACTATACGATTTCTGCTTGTAATGATACGGATCGATTCGCTCGATATTTTCAAGGCATGCTGGACCGGGGGATTTATCTACCTTGTAGCCAGTTTGAAGCCAACTTTACTTCAGCGGCGTTAACCGATGATGATGTTGATCAAACCATTCAAGCAGCTGAGGAAGTTTTGCAGGAAATCGCCTGA
- a CDS encoding M42 family metallopeptidase, whose translation MDAQSLDFLKNLLHAPAPSGYEGPIQEVVREYVGSFADEVTTDLHGNVIAAINPDAKRRVMFAGHCDQIGLLVQHIDDDGYLWANLIGGWDIQMLLGQNMQVHTASGPVHGVIARKAIHLLTPEERKSVPEIKDLWIDIGAKNGDEARELVAIGDPVTFELGFRPMLNQLASAPGMDNRVGVWVVMEALRQLSEKKPEVGVFSVSTVQEEIGLRGAKTSAYSIQPEVGIAVDVTHATDCPTVSKKENGDIKVGGGPVVYRGPNVNPVVFSSLTQLANETEIACQINGIARPAGNDANAMQLNQAGMATGIVAIPNRYMHSPVEVISLEDIDNAATLLATFCRSIDETTDFTP comes from the coding sequence ATGGATGCGCAATCACTCGATTTTCTGAAAAATCTACTTCATGCTCCTGCTCCTTCTGGATACGAAGGCCCTATCCAAGAGGTTGTTCGTGAATATGTTGGTTCATTTGCTGATGAAGTCACAACAGACTTGCACGGTAACGTCATTGCAGCGATTAATCCGGATGCCAAAAGACGTGTCATGTTTGCGGGGCACTGTGATCAAATTGGTCTTTTAGTGCAGCATATCGACGATGATGGTTATCTTTGGGCAAACCTGATTGGTGGTTGGGACATTCAGATGTTGCTGGGACAGAACATGCAGGTACACACTGCCTCTGGACCAGTGCATGGCGTCATCGCTCGCAAAGCCATTCACTTGTTAACTCCTGAAGAAAGAAAATCGGTTCCAGAAATTAAAGACCTCTGGATTGACATCGGTGCCAAAAATGGAGATGAAGCACGAGAGCTGGTTGCGATCGGAGATCCTGTGACCTTTGAGCTTGGGTTTCGTCCCATGCTGAACCAGTTGGCTTCTGCTCCTGGCATGGACAACCGAGTCGGCGTCTGGGTCGTGATGGAAGCCTTACGCCAACTAAGTGAAAAAAAGCCTGAAGTGGGAGTCTTCTCCGTTTCCACAGTGCAAGAGGAAATTGGACTGAGAGGCGCAAAAACCAGTGCGTATTCAATTCAGCCTGAAGTCGGAATTGCCGTTGATGTGACACATGCCACGGACTGCCCTACAGTGAGCAAGAAAGAAAATGGTGATATTAAGGTTGGTGGTGGACCAGTCGTTTATCGTGGACCGAATGTGAACCCTGTTGTATTTTCCTCATTGACACAATTAGCTAACGAAACAGAAATTGCCTGCCAGATTAATGGAATCGCTCGACCTGCGGGAAACGATGCCAACGCAATGCAATTAAACCAGGCAGGCATGGCGACAGGAATCGTGGCTATTCCAAATCGGTACATGCATAGTCCGGTTGAAGTCATCTCGTTGGAAGATATCGACAACGCAGCAACGTTACTGGCAACGTTTTGTAGGAGCATTGATGAAACGACGGACTTCACTCCTTAA